Part of the Fusobacterium sp. DD2 genome, TGATCAATTGGAAAAGAATTTTCCTGAATATTTAAAAAATTTAGATAGATTGATATCAGTGCCAAGCTTTTTACAGGAGGATGGAAGCAGATTTCCATTTGGAGAACCTATACAAAAAGCCTTAGAAGAGATGCTTGAAATATGTAAAGAACTTGGATTTAGAACTTATATAGATCCTGAGGGATATTACGGATATGCAGAAATTGGAGAGGGAGCAAAACTTATAGGTGTGTTAGGACATCTTGATGTAGTGCCTCCTGGAGATCTTGCTATGTGGAATAGTGATCCATTTAAACCAGTTATAAAAGATGGTAAATATTATGGAAGAGGATCACAGGATGACAAGGGACCTACTCTTGCAGCAATATATGCTCTTAAGAGTTTATTAGATTGTGGTTTTAAGTTAAAGAGCAGAGTGAGATTTATATTTGGAACAGATGAAGAAAACCTTTGGAGAGATATGCCTAAATATGTAGCAAAAGAAGAGATGCCTACTATAGGATTTACTCCAGATTCAAAATTCCCACTTATATATTCAGAAAAAGGGTTATTACAATGCCAGTTAGTTGGAAAAAATGAGAGTGGAATGGAGTTTAAAGGTGGAGATGCATTTAACTCTGTACCATCAGGAATAACTGTTCTATATAATGAAGAGCTTTTAAAAACATTAAAAGAGTTAAAATATGAGTATAAGATAAAAGATGGAAAAATAGAAGTATTAGGTAAAAGTGTCCATGCTCAGGTAGAAGAAGAGGGAATAAATGCAATCAATAGATATCTTCATGCACTTGAGACTATGGGAAGACACAGTAAAGCTGGAAAATTTGTAGTAGAAAATCTTATAGGACATAAATTTGCAGAGCCGATATTTGGAGATGTTAAAGATGAACATTCAGGAGAATTGAAATTCAACCTTGGTAAAATTGAATTTAATAAGGACCAGGAAATCCTGTCAATAGATATGAGAATTCCAGTTACTGCAAATGTTGATGAAATTGTAGATACTCTTACTAAAAAAGCTAAGGAGTATGGACTTATTTATAGAAAATATGATTTCTTAAAATCTATATATGTACCTCTTGATTCAGAACTTATTACAACTTTAATGTCTGCATATCAGGATGTAACTGGAGATATGACATCAACTCCTATAGCAAGTGGAGGAGCAACATATGCAAGAGCAATAAATAACTGTGTAGCTTTTGGTTGTGTTTTACCAGGAAGAGCTAAGACTGAGCACCAGCCTAATGAATATATTATTTTAGATGATATGAAAGTAGCTATGAAAGTGTATATGTCAGCTTTTGAAAAACTAAATAGATAGACTGTATTAAAAATCTGATATAAAGGACTGCTTTTGTAAATTTAAGCAGTCCTTTTTTTAAAAAAGTGGAGAATGAAAAGTATTCAAGTATTCTTATATAGGAAAAATTAAATTTTAATTTTTATTGACCCCTTGTGTAAAAAGAAGTTTTTAATGTAATTTATGTAAAATTATGGTAAAATATTCATAATTACAAAAGTTATGGAGTGTAAAAGATGGACAGAAATAAAATTATTTTAAACGGAATTTTTTACTTAATAGTAACAGCTTTATTTATTATCTTATTTGTTAAAGAAAAAAGCATTGGGGAATGGATAAAAATTCGAAGGGATGCCTTTGCTGACAGGCTTATTGAAAGACTTGGTTTTGATGGAGTTCCCTTTGGTACATTTATAAAGAAATCTATAGCTTTTTTAGAATCTCTAGGTAGTGCTGTAATTTTAGTACTTATTATTCAGCATGTTTATCTGGGGAATTTTGTTGTGCCTACAGGTTCTATGATTCCAACTATTGAGCCAAAAGATAGACTTTTTGGTAATATGGTTATTTATAAATTTTCAAAACCTCAAAGAGAGGATATTATAGTTTTTAAAGAACCTATACAGAACAAGGTACTATTTACAAAAAGACTGATGGGATTACCTGGAGAAAAAGTTGAGATTAAAAATAATCACTTATACGTAAATGATAAAAGAATAGATGAGAGAGAATACACTCCTTTAGGAGCTCTAGGAGCTGCTGATTATTGGATTATACCTAAAAAGGGAGATACTCTAGAGGTAATACCTGGAAGTGATTATAAAGAGGCAATGAGAGCTAAGAACTATGATATAGATAAAGTTCAAAAATTCCTGGTTAAAAATCCTGGAGCAGTAGATGAGATACTTCCTGATTTACAGTTTAAAGTAAATGGTGTACCTACAGGTATGGTATTGGATATCATACATGATAAAAAGTACGTAAAAGAGCTTTTAAACGGTGAGAAGGTTACTTTAACACTTGATGAGGACTACTATCTTGCACTTGGAGATAATACTAATAACAGTCTTGATTCAAGAATGTGGGGATTTGTTAAGGAAAGCAGAATAAAAGGAAAAGGACTTATAAGATTCTGGCCACTTAACAGAATATCACTTTTGAAATAGGGAGAAATTATGTATAAAATAAATCATGAAATGGATATAGATACTCTTGAATCACTTGAGATAAGATGCTTTCCTAAAAGTTATTACTCAAAAATTCAACTGTTGGGAATAGTTGAAGCTAAAGAGTTATACAGCAT contains:
- a CDS encoding Sapep family Mn(2+)-dependent dipeptidase — its product is MSVEKYYDQLEKNFPEYLKNLDRLISVPSFLQEDGSRFPFGEPIQKALEEMLEICKELGFRTYIDPEGYYGYAEIGEGAKLIGVLGHLDVVPPGDLAMWNSDPFKPVIKDGKYYGRGSQDDKGPTLAAIYALKSLLDCGFKLKSRVRFIFGTDEENLWRDMPKYVAKEEMPTIGFTPDSKFPLIYSEKGLLQCQLVGKNESGMEFKGGDAFNSVPSGITVLYNEELLKTLKELKYEYKIKDGKIEVLGKSVHAQVEEEGINAINRYLHALETMGRHSKAGKFVVENLIGHKFAEPIFGDVKDEHSGELKFNLGKIEFNKDQEILSIDMRIPVTANVDEIVDTLTKKAKEYGLIYRKYDFLKSIYVPLDSELITTLMSAYQDVTGDMTSTPIASGGATYARAINNCVAFGCVLPGRAKTEHQPNEYIILDDMKVAMKVYMSAFEKLNR
- the lepB gene encoding signal peptidase I — protein: MDRNKIILNGIFYLIVTALFIILFVKEKSIGEWIKIRRDAFADRLIERLGFDGVPFGTFIKKSIAFLESLGSAVILVLIIQHVYLGNFVVPTGSMIPTIEPKDRLFGNMVIYKFSKPQREDIIVFKEPIQNKVLFTKRLMGLPGEKVEIKNNHLYVNDKRIDEREYTPLGALGAADYWIIPKKGDTLEVIPGSDYKEAMRAKNYDIDKVQKFLVKNPGAVDEILPDLQFKVNGVPTGMVLDIIHDKKYVKELLNGEKVTLTLDEDYYLALGDNTNNSLDSRMWGFVKESRIKGKGLIRFWPLNRISLLK